The Engraulis encrasicolus isolate BLACKSEA-1 chromosome 3, IST_EnEncr_1.0, whole genome shotgun sequence genome segment AGGTTGATCATATTTGGTTGGGGCAGGTGATGAGAGATATAAAGATGTTGGCACAACTGCAGAATCTGCAGAAAATGGCCTCTCTATGATTTCGGCATCAGTAGTTGCTAAACTTTCCTGAGTTTCCTTGATGTTGTAAGAAGATTTGAATTCCTCCACATGATCTGTATTCTCTCCTAGGCATTTCTCAGAGCTGGCCATGGACAGTTCATCCTGTTGTCTGTGAAAAGCATCAGTAGAAGACAGGGTTTTGGCACTGGCAGATGTATCGATTGCCAATGGTGAGGTGTCCGCTTTCCATAGATGTGCATTCTCTTTGGACTTCGACACCGGGGGAATTGTCTGGGGTGTGTCCGTTTCATCCCTGCCATTTGTAGAGAGGTTCACATTAAGTAAAGGCTCTTGTTGTTGTTTCGAGGGAACATCATTGGGAGAGGGGAGAATGACACCTGGGCCTATTTCCAGAGTTAcacgacgaggaggaggaggaggaggaggaggagatggagaaaatGTAACTTCTGAATTATCAGGTTTGCCTGAATTCCTGTCGGCCTCATTTGGGGCCCAATCAGCTTCTTCTGCTCTCATCTCATTTTTCACACAGTGTGCAGAAGCGTCATCGTCATCCTTTTCACGCAGTACAGAAGAACACGAGTCATCATGATGTTGACCATAAGAAAAAGGGTCAAATATGATCATTCTATTTTCTGTGTCTGCCCCAGAAGCATTTTCGGATGGCACGATCTGAACAGGAGTACTAGTGCCTCGCTGACTGTTTATTTCGGGAATGACTTGTATCTCTTCCCGTAATACTGTTACCTCAGCAGGATCCTTTGCCGTTTCTATGTGGCTAGGCATGACACATACATCATCATCACACATTTCCCCAGGCTGGGTCACCTCAGGTTGTACTACACTCACAGTTTGAGACAGCAAGGCAAGGGAGGTGTCTGTTGACTCTGTATCCATCATTTCCTCACTAGGTATACATACAACAGCTTCTGTCTCCAGGGAAATCATTTCAGGCTTTGACTTCAACAAATCTGAAGACGTTTCACTGTTCTCCACTACGCAGCTTAAATTCTCAGGCGAAAAGGCATCTAGGTTACTTTGGAAATTTGGAAATTCTCCAATGGGTGTTTCAGTGTCTGTTACAGACACAGCTTTATTTTGTTCAGTAAATTTCTCAGAACAATGGTCGGAAAACTCATTTGTTGGAATATCGGATCCAAAAATGCTATCAAAGTAATCAAGTGTTGATGACGCATGTTCTATTCTTGTTGGCTTTGGCTCTGAGCCAACTGCGAGAAAGGAGTCATCATGTGTACTTTGTAATGGCATACCCCACGGATCACTGACTAGATTTTTATCATCACAAAACGGATCACAAATGAAAACCTTGTCCATTTGTACATTTGCATTATTAACATGCTCTACAGCCTCAACTTCAATGCAGTCTGTGTTGGTTTCTTTCCATTTCGATATGGCCTCCATCCCTTTCACAGCCACTCTAGCCTCTATAGCAGGTGTGAGCACAGTTTCACAGGCATCCTCCTCTTCCCTAAGGCTAAAACCCGTTTCTACATGTTGTGTAAGACTTGGACTGGAAGTTTGCATTCCATTTGCATGGTAATTTGGCTCGTCCATATCTGTTAATGACACGGCGAGCATTGTTCCTGCTTTAGGCAAAGACTCAACATGTGGCTGCTGCTCTGAAATATCCACTGCGGCTTTAAGAACATTGTTTTCATTCTCGAGACAATGGGATGGTTTGGCATCTACATCTGCACCGCATTTCTGAACATTTTCCACAACAGACATGGATTCCGTGAGAGTTGCTTGGGGATGTTTCTCTGCACTGACACTGATGTGTTTTGAACTGTTCGCCTCAATAGGCATTAAAGCCTGTTGCTTTGATGAAGTTTCAGCAAACATGGTCTTTGAACCAGTTACCATGCCGTGGGAAGTCATGTCTATGTCTTTCGCATTTTGCTGCTCCTTGTTAGCTACAGCTGAGTCCTTACTAGCCATGACATAATCTTTGGATTTTACATTCAACTCAGACTCTGTAGAGTTTTCTTGCGTTTTCTTTTCTGATTTGACCTTATTATCATTTCCAAGGCCGCTTGATGTCCCGGGAGGGAGAGGAGCGCGACGTTTCTTCTGAACAGTTGATGGAGTGGGTGTGGCAACCGTGGAGATCTCCATGGCATGGTTTGGCTCAGAGGTCCCAGTTAAGGCATTTTGAGAAAAAGTATAAGAAAATAATGGATCAGACAGAAGGGTCTCTTCTTTAGCGCTATTGGGATTCTCTTCCATCATCAACATTTCTCCTCTCACGCTCGGCTCTGGTAACTGCCACGGGTCAGGGGAAAGCAGCTGGTCACTGGGGAACGGGTCGACttcaaaggccttatcatttgaGCATTTCAAGTCTAGTCTTCTTTCTACCGACAAACAGTGATTGAGCATGGAGGGCTGATTGTCACACTTTGGGACAATTTcctttgatgttgttgttgttattgctgaaGCACATTCAGACTGCTTGTTTTCAGAGTCTTTTTTGGACCTTTTTGGTGGTATTATTTGTAGTCGCGGTTTAACAAGAGGCCTCTCTTGCGTGCCACTGTGTGTTTTGTCCTCACCTGTGAAGTGTGAGTCTGACAGCAAGGGGACTGTTGGTGGAGGCGTGTTCTTTGGTTGCGCTGGTTCACTGACGACAACACGTGCATTTCTCTCATTGCTGTTAAAATCTTGTGATTTTGCAAATCGTGAATCTCTCTTCTTGACATTTTCCAGTGCAGAAAGTAATAGCTTGCTAGAGGCTCTTAAAGGCTTTTCAAAGGATTGATTGACCGGAGACTGGTCCAGCTCAACAGTCTGACAAGGTGTGACAGGCTTGGAAGGCTGAACACCTAGTTTAGAACAGGAAAGATCATCATCAGGGACGGTTGGGGGCAGAAAATCTTGTTTTGAACTGGAGCTTTTCCTGCGTAAAACTGGCAAGCGAGGCAAGAGAGCTTTTTTGGGACTTTTGACAACCTTCTGATCAATGACTTCACTCGAAGTTTCAAGTGGCTCTGCAGTGCTCTGCCTAGTCACAGCTGGGGGGAGAGAAGAAGCTCTCAATACCTCATCATGGCCTGCTGCGGCACTGTCTTCAGCCCCGCTGCTGTTAGCACTAGCAGCTTTGTTCATCCGCCTCTGATTCACCTCAGCTATGATGTGGTCCCAGCGAGTCTGACCCATGACGCCGTGCCTCTTCTTCGGAAATAAAATCTCATAATCGGGAAGAGGCAGGTCAGGCATCTGGCTCTTGTTCGGCTGGTTTGCTGGCGCTTCTGCTGGCGCTGCGgccctctctgtgcctctctcctcCGTGGCGGTCTCCTTCACGGGTTGCAGAGCTCGGCCCGAGACAGAAACTCTTCTTGGCAGCCCTATCCTTTTCCTGACTGACGGGTTTTGGTTTTCCATGATGGTTTCCTCACTCTGGGTGGTGCTAAGTGGCTCTATGCTGGTATGTCAAACCAAAGAGGAGGAAATGGTTTTCCTGTCAGCAGAGGAGACACTCCCCCACAAAGGGGAATGCTTTTAATAACagcagagaggagacgagaggcttGGTTGTGTATGGACAGGATCTGTGGGGGAAGGGGAATTGATCAGTTTCGGGCCTTTGATGTCAGGAGGTCTAACCATTAACTAACCATTAACAATTAACCAATTCATTTTGTTTGGTCTATTGAGAGAGACTCAGTAGTATCAGCTACTGCTACAAATGTTTCCATCACCATTTCTTAGATCCTTCTGTATGTAATGATTCATGTAATATTGGTTGATTGTAAACGTTATTTAAAGAATATGGCTTTGAATAATGCTCAGTTCTAACAActatcagagagagggaggggagagagggagagagagagagagagaaggaaggagtgaGTGTAAgggacacacgcgtgcacatgcacacacacacacacgcacgcacgcacgcacgcacgcaagcacgtacgcacgtacgcacgcaccaaGATTATATTTTGCATATCCCTCGTCCATCTATTTTACTAACTCTTTCAGCAGTCAGATAGTAGGAGATTGATGGTAGGTATTAGGTAATAGGTACCAATTAAAATTGAGAACACTAGCCATTCATCTAGCCTGACTGTTGCCAAGACAACAATGAGGAAATAAAGAGACACTCAAACATTAGACTTCCAAAAACACGGCACACAATTATGAACGCTAGTGGACCTTTGGGTTGGTATACTGTGACATTTCACTTGATATTTAATTTCCAGCTCTCGATTGTGTCAATATTTAACATACCAATAGCTTCTTGAACCACACTAGTCTGATTAGATTTCTTCTCAGCACTACGGCACTACAGATTGTTTACATTCTGGGCCCACATTCAGTTCTTATCTTGAGAAATGGTGATGGAAAGGTTCTTGTCACATGCAGCAGAAGCCATATGATCTATTGCATTTCATCATGTGCGTGTGACAAGCAGTATGATTGCCAAATTAGCAGCAGAAACTGACTCACAACTGTCATCTTAAACTTCACTTTAAAAGTAAGTTCATCCAATGCTCTGTGAATTCCCTTTTTCCTATTTTTAAGACAATAAGGATACAGTGACTCACCATTGGTATATAGAAAAATAAGTCCAAAAACAGAAAGAACAGGAAAGCACCTTAAGTTCCTTAAACCGAGAAGTTgctatgacacacaaacacaatgcatgTTTGTCACAAGTCTGTGAACCCTGGCTACAATCCTCAGCAACCAGTTCTTCTCCATATCAAAACCACTCTGCTCAACTCACATCAACCAATCACATGAAGAGCTGAAACTTGTCAGGCCGGTTACCAGCCAAGCACAATAGCACGAAAAATGGTAAGTCAAAAAGAGAGATGGTAAAAACCATTACGTTTGTAAGCATTGTTTAGACTTAGAGAACGTGCAGTTTTGCAAAAGGTAGAATGAGTCCAATCCAACATCAGGCAGTGGAAATGTTAAAGCACAGGCatgaataaaatgaaaaacaTGTTCACATTCAAACAGCGAAATACAGTGATATTGAAATATCTCCCAATCAGTAAAACAACATTTCATTCATGTTGCATTTTGTGCTGATTGTTGATGAATCCATGGCGAGTTTCACATACATGTTTTGTGCTATTATGCATGTATGTGGCTGAAAGAGAGTCAGTGAATGCAGAAACAActaatgtaaaacaaaacaatagaACAAAAATGATGAGGGCATCTCAGGTTACCTCATATTTCATCATGTGTGCAACAACCATGAAAAATGTAAACTGTAGATAAGAAAATTCAGCAGACAGAAGGGAAAATAATGGCCGAGTCATGTTGGCAAGAATATCAGTCTTAGAACGTCCACTGCTGAATGTGAATGTAGAGAAGTTTGAGGATGgctaaaataacacacacaaggCATATAGTCATTTCCCAcagcgagtgagaaagagagaggcacagacagacagacagacagacagacagacagacacggacagacacacacacacaaacacacattgagtTTGGCCTTTCCAGCATCTATTTCACCAAGTTTTTCAAGAAGTCAGTTAGTAGGAGGTTAGTAGGAGATTCTCACACTGGCTGACAGACATAACAGATTTTTTCACAGATTTCTCATTTCCCAACAAAGATTATTATTCATTCATCAGCACCTGATGAATAAAATCTTCTATTGTTTCCCCAAAAGATATTATTCACAGGACCTGATGACTCTTGTACTACATGTCAAAATGACAACACTGTAAGACTACTGGGCAAACAAACAATGCCGTGAATGTTGGCAAGTTTGAGGATGGCCACAATAACCCACACAAGGTACAGTATATTGGCATTTCTCACCCTGAGTAATAGAGAggggcagacacacgcacacgcatgggtgcactgcacacacacagcgacattaAGTTTAGCCGTTCCAGCATTAATTTCACCAAGTTTTTTAAAAAGTCAGTTAGTAGGAGGTTAGTAGGAGTTCCTCACACTGGCTGACTGACATAACAGATTTTTTCACAGATTTCTCATTTCCCAACAAAGATTCATAGCACCTGCTGAATAATACATTGTATCGATTCCCCACAAGATATTATTCACAGGACCTGACGACTCTTGTACTACACATCAAAATCATAACACAGTTAGACAATGGGGCAAAGAAACAATTgccgagaaaaaaaaaactggtctCACCTGCGTAGGGTTGATGATGCCGACCCTCCACTGCTACTTGGGGTAGCGCTAAGCTGCGTGTCTGAGGGAGAGACCCAGGCTCGCACGGGGGCCTTGCCCCCCGCGGCAGGCCCCACTGCCATGTCCCCGGCCCCTGCTCTCAGGCTGCTCAGGTTGGCACCGGCGGACACCGCCTTAAAGGCAGAGGGCGAGGAGAAAACCATCGGCTCCTCTTCGTCACTGAGGACAAAATCCTGAATCTTGGCTTTTGATTCCGGTTTCGGGGCATTGGATCTGATCAGTCCTGAAAGTCTGCTACCCGTTTTATCCGCAGAGTTGTTTGTAGTTGGTTGGGGAGAGTTCGCGGGAGGCTCTGGCGCCCGCCGTTTCTTTGAGAAGGCTTCAGGAGAGGCTCTGACCTTTTCGGACAGAATTTCCACGGGCTTATCTTCTGGCTCTATGACAGACTTAGCCTTAGCCGTGCCTTtctgagagaggtgagagaaaggATCAGCAGCAGGGTTATGCAATTCGAACACTTGTCCAGGATCCTCCGCGATGATGCCCAAGTCCTCCAttgtcttttctctctttgtGCTGCCTCCGGTGAAAAGGTCATCTTGATGCGGTGTGTCCGCCTGCGGCTCCTCCAAGGCCCATGGGTCTCTCTGCTGAAAAGCGCTGCTAGGGAAGGGGTCAAATCCATCCGTGCCCTTATCTGGGATTATTTCAGGCTGGGTGGGTTTTGTTTGTTCCTTGCTGGTCGGCGGCTTCAGTCTGGGTCTGACTGAGGGCAACTGTTTCTCAGCGTTTGTTGAAACGTCTGGCGATTTTCTGTCTGCGTTACTACTCTGGAGCGGAGTGGTGGATCTGGCTGCGGGTAAAGGGGCTTCCTTGGGTCGCCCACGCTCAACAGTgatactccttctctctctgggaGTGGGGCTGGGCCCTCTCTGGACCACGTCTGGACTGTGGGACTGTCTCAGCTTGGCAACAGCCGTCTCTTTTTCCGCTTGTTGGTGTTGCGGTGGAGCTACATGTGCTACAGCGGCTGCCCTGGAGGGCTGTAGAGCTTGTTTGCCCCCGTGTGCTGCTGTTCTTGCCTCAGGCCTATCCCACTGGGCTTCCTCCGGCCTCTGTGGCCTGTGGCTCTGGTGGTGGTCCGCAACATTTGTAACCCTCTGCCGTTGCAAAGCAGCTCCTTGGACGACTGAAGAAGAAGGCTCTTCTGCGGCGGCGGGACCGTCGACGCTCATCTCCGGCCCGCTCATGTTAGCCTCCCGCTCCTTCTTCCTCTGGTTCACCTCGGCGATGATGTTGTCCCATCTGCCCTGGGCCATGACACCATGCCTCTTCTTCGGAAACAGAGTCTCGTAGTCGGGAAGGGGCAACTCTGGCctctgcccctgctgctgctgctgctgctgctgcccatcCCTGGGCGAACCCCGACCGTTCACAGTGACCGCTGGAGCATTAAGTCCATATTGTCCTCCGTCTGAGCGCGGTGGATATCCAGGCGGGAGCATGACCCGTGTTCTTCTTTCAGACGTAGAGCCAACGTCCGCAAGGTTTTCTCGGCTACCTCGCATGGAGGCTGAGGGGCCCCCTCTAACGTTAGGAGGAGCGAGGGACGAGTGCATGCTGGAGGACGTGTCAGAGTAGGGGTCGGAGGGAACACTAGAGTGGGGGTGCTccgagagcagaggggagggggataCTGCTTGGTCCTGTTTTAGGGTGTCTGTATCTGTAGTATCGATGGGCGAGGGAGGGTCACCTACATCAGGTTCTGGGTCCTGCCACTGTGTCAGTCTCCCACTGACCAAGAACAGGGAAAGAAACACACAAAATGTTGCCTGCTAatcaatatattttaaaaaaacacctTTCTAATCATATCAACTGACTCATTACAAGTCTTCAGAATAACACCATGTAAAAGTCTTTACTACTCATGACAATGTCTAGTAATATCTAATTCTTTGTAGTTTACTAGCAGACAATGTTAACATATTATATATAGTTTATATATCGTAGCTGTGTCTAATTTAAAACGTCTAAGACGACCACACGATGACAGATTTTAGCATATCAACAACACACATCCCAATGTGACTAGTTGCACTATGCCGCATGCCTATAGCACAATCATAACACTATTGTAATACATTGTCTGCATAACTATAGATTACTTCCAACATCACTTAGCTTAAACCGATGTTCAAGTAGAATGAGAATCAACTTACCAAGTGAAAAATTACAAATACTACAATTCCGATACAACAGGGAAAAATGAAGCCGCTCCTCAGGCTTGTACCTTCGCAGGTGACAAGTCACTGTCTAATCTGATGTCTACATCCTCAACCTGTTCTACTCCATACCGAAACCACTACGCCATGCCGGCACACCCAATCAGATTCCACCACCATAGGCCATcggccaatcacaatcaaggatTCCCCAAAACTGGTTTGATCAGTTGCACCCAAAAGCAGAATGAACTGAGGACAGTTGCAAAACAATGGAGAGAGTCTACCACACCATGACAGCATGTATACATACAAAATGCTCTGCGATTCTTCATGTAAAGTAGCCCCTTTACAGTTTACATGAGGAAGTAATAAAATCGAAAAGCAAGAAAGTGGGAAATTGAGAACCTCATGTGAATAACTCTGATGAGTGTCAAGCCAGTGTGACAATACCAAAACCTCATGAAAAATGGTGGTACAGAAGCATTGTCAACCTTTTCTATCTGAAGAAAATGGTGTCTATTGGTTTATTTACATATAACAGAAGAATAACAACAAACACTTTAAAATCATAAACACTAAATGGGCTGCTGCCTGGTATGTCCATCCCCTGCTGTTGGGAAGTAAAGATGTGACACCTGGTGGTAGGTGTTCAGAAGGATAAAAGAAagtaaggggggagagagagagagatagagagagagagagagagagagagagagagagagagagagagagagagagagagagagagagagagagaaagatagaaagagagagagagagatctgtggatatctttaaaaacatgggagTAGGAAAATGTCATTCCACATTGGAATTCCACATTCCAAACAATTAGTGGGGAAAAAATAATTTCAACAGTCACTTTTGTAAGCCAAACAATTTCAACCTGGAATTCAATCAGAATTTCATGTCAGTTTTTTGGATACACCAGACATTTCCCACAGCAATTCATTCATTTGACATCCAcaaggcctatatatatattttattattattattattaaatagaaACACTTTGTTTATtgaaatactgtatgttgctTAGTGTAagtgtattgtgtagtgtagtgtaagtgAATTGTAAGTTAATTGTTCATGAAGTTCCCAAAGCAAAGCAGTTGCACCAATCCATGCAGTGTAGCGCCGTTTACCAGCATTGCACTTCCCTATATGCTCACGGAGAAGGCTTTGTGACCTCTGGCAGACACCAAAGCAACACCTCCTCacagaaaaatgtaaacaaacccatgCTGTCGAGCCAAGAGCCTGCTAATCCTACCCCGGCAGTAGGCTACGCGAGCATTAGTGAGGATTTCAACGCCGCAACCTGTTCCAGAGCGTTGACCCCATGACTAACTGCATGACTTAGATGATGACTACTTACCGTTCATGATGCAACATCTCCCACAGGATGTCAACCTAGTGCTTCTAAGCAACATGAACACATTCGCTAGAGAGAGACATACATGGGCAAGGCTGGATGGGTAATCTGGCATACGCCGTGAGCCGACAGTCCTGAGGGGGCAATGCTGTTgttgtttgattgtttttttttcctaagaGGACCCATTGATCTATTTTTAATACAATGGGCTGAGCAAATCACAATGTCCCAGACCGTGATGGGTAAAATGGATTCATTTGTTGCAATCCAGTGACAAATACTCCAAACGACTGGGTTTCAtttgtccaattcagccaggtacTTGGCCGGTTGAATGGTCATCTGGTTGAATTGTAGTGTACAGGTAAAACACAAGGTCGGAAATTTCAGAaaatgtggcactagattgtaactaatggaCCCATCACAGATCATAGAAAAGCAGGAGGCTgtttgaggggctggtctataccAAAATGCCAGGTCTGATTTTcaatgccagccagccagtccagccctctcttgcttgtttgtttgattgttttttctctctcagagAACCCATAAATCTATGTTcaagtggactgagctaatcataatatcatagaaaaAAAACGGGGGTTTGCGAGGGATTACTACACCAAAATCCTCTGTCTAAATTTcaacgccagccagccagccagtccagtcctgtacaTGGTGATATACTATGGGGAGAGAGACTCACCTGGGCTtcaagacaagaaagctcccccCACGCACTGCTCACATTTCCAGCGTTTGACTTGCGACGTGTCCCTCTATGGACAAGTGTGCGGAAGCTTTCTCGTCTTGacattggtgacccaggggttccactccgacgcacctggccaaaggaggtgtgcaagacttctaaaaaaaaaaatagcactgACCTGGGCTTAACAGCGGCCTTGGGTGTGCGACTGGGGAAGCCGGTGTTTGGGGCGTGGGGGATGAGGACTCCTCTCTGGGAGTCCACGTGGCCCGGGACCGTGTTAGTGGCGGTGGGTGGCTCCGGACTCAGCGAGATCTCCTCGAAGGGGTTGGTGGTGGCAGGGATCTCGAGTTCCTTGAAGGCACGGCGAGGGGTGGCGGTTGGAGGGTGGTTGTCATGGTGTTGCTGGTGATGctgctcctccttcttctcctccttcttcttccccaGGCCGAAGAGAGACGAGAGTCTGTCCGTCACCCGCGTCTCCTCGTGCTGCCTCTGCTCCTCCGCTCTCCTGGCCTCCTCCTGCCTCTTGcgctcctgctcctccacctgctatgggggtgtaaatcacagcttccatgacgaaACGTTTCGAATATCGATTTCTTTTTTTCCGCCAatcgatttgattattttcgatactttagAATGCTCCATGATACgattcaattaaattcaattcaaatcattggttcatattttttttaactcaCAGGCTTATGTGTGAACtaaatgttaaataaatcaacaaaagctgaaatttctgcatgcatttcatttgaggggcaTCTTCATAATGGTCAGTATTATAAATTCCTGCTCGAGCAAGATAAAATGCCTTAGAAAATGAGAGCAATAATTACAAAAACCGATGAATCGATTAATAACGATTTATCGATTGTCTTGTGGAGCCATTGATTAACTGAATCGTGGGCTGCAGGATCGTTGATGCATCGATTCAAAACGATTATTAttatctacaccagtgtttctcaacaggggtgccggggcaccctggggtgccgcgggcccccctcagggatgccgcagaaatgtggctgatagacaaattatgtaatataatacatatttgtctaaattgataagttaatgctagtcagtggaatctttcatctgccatttacgcacaataaagtaaatataggtcgccctagtcagctgcaacttcgaacgtaggtcgtgtgacgtctccaaatgtgttacttttctaagcttgtgtggtatcggatgcaatgccatgttacggcttgttggtttggggtgccttgaaatttttcatgaattgaaagggtgcctcgcctaaaaaaaggttgagaaacactgatatacacCCCTACTGTACCTCCTGTCGCAGCTTCTCCTGCTCGTCTCCCCTCTTGCGCTCctcgtcctccctcctcctccgccgctcctcttcctcctctactttcTTCTGCCGCTCCTGCATGCgcttcttctcctgctcctcctggcgGTTCAGCATGTCCTGGATCCGCTTGCTCTCGGCTTGCCTGCGTTTCTCCTCCGCCTGCCTCTTGGCCTCCAACTCCCTctcctaggggtgtaaatcaaagcctccatgacgatacgattcaatatcgatatcttattattcgatgcgatacgattcgattattttcgatacttaagaatgccccacgatacgatacgatttttTTCccgattacttttccacttctattaagtgAATGGGCAGGGGCCAGTgcttcgattattttcgatacttaagaataccccacgatacgatgcgattccattctatcatcagaatatattgcgatatattgatacatttcgatattatttacacccctaccctctccgcctcctcctctcgaaggcgctgctgctgctgctgctgctgctgttgtggtgGCGGCTGCTGGATGTGGATCTGAGGCACGCTGGGTTTCCTTTCCTGCGTCTCCGGCTTGTAGGACGGGatgctgagtagagtagagtagagtagagtagagtacttttattaatcccgagggaaatgaaggtgtctgacatgaatacacaaatacaaaacatacgtAGACAGAGACCTAATACACActgttgcacattgcagtaaacatatggcacacacttgagtacagcaatcaaccttgcatcagttcacatacactctctctcgctttctctcacacacacacaacacaacacaacacaacacaacacaacacaacacaacacaacacaacacaacacaacacaacacaacacaacacaacacaacacctcacacacacgcacacacgcacacacgcacacgcacacacacacacacacacacacacacacacacacacactgtacctgaGCGCCTTGAGAGAGTCTGTGGAGGCGTCTGAGATGTTCCTCTCGTGCTGCTGCTGTCTCCTGACGTCCTCCACTGAGCCCTTCCCAGAGCTGTTGAGGCTGAGCGTGGAGCCCGTCTTGCGCTCTGCCTCCTCGTTGTAGACGTGGCTCCCGTTGATGCACATGCTGTTCTCGTCGGCAGCGCGCTGCTTGGAGCGGCCCAGCAGCGAGAAGGGGCCCGTGGACACCTTGCTGTCGTTGCTGCCCGTGCGCTTGTGACCCAGGCCGAACTTGCCAAGGCCGATCTTCCTTTTCACTGCACAACAACAGCCAAGCAGAGGAAAAACATACATGTCAGTATACGTGTAAGATGAAATGTGCAAGTGTTCATTTATTTACAGTGTATACATTTTAATTTATTAACTTAATACATGTGCAAAAGTATGCAAAGtatgcaatgtaaaaaaaaatataacaaaagTACCCGTCTATGCTTTATGACATTAAATCATCCTAATGTTTCACAGGGAGCTAATCTGCCCTACAAGTACAAAAAGCAGTAACTATATACTTTATCAaaatgagtttagactgaaaatggtctccaCTCCTTTATTTTCTGACAAAGCCGTATGCTCCAAATGCCAATTTTGCAGTTACGGTACT includes the following:
- the rab11fip1a gene encoding uncharacterized protein rab11fip1a isoform X1, whose amino-acid sequence is MENQNPSVRKRIGLPRRVSVSGRALQPVKETATEERGTERAAAPAEAPANQPNKSQMPDLPLPDYEILFPKKRHGVMGQTRWDHIIAEVNQRRMNKAASANSSGAEDSAAAGHDEVLRASSLPPAVTRQSTAEPLETSSEVIDQKVVKSPKKALLPRLPVLRRKSSSSKQDFLPPTVPDDDLSCSKLGVQPSKPVTPCQTVELDQSPVNQSFEKPLRASSKLLLSALENVKKRDSRFAKSQDFNSNERNARVVVSEPAQPKNTPPPTVPLLSDSHFTGEDKTHSGTQERPLVKPRLQIIPPKRSKKDSENKQSECASAITTTTSKEIVPKCDNQPSMLNHCLSVERRLDLKCSNDKAFEVDPFPSDQLLSPDPWQLPEPSVRGEMLMMEENPNSAKEETLLSDPLFSYTFSQNALTGTSEPNHAMEISTVATPTPSTVQKKRRAPLPPGTSSGLGNDNKVKSEKKTQENSTESELNVKSKDYVMASKDSAVANKEQQNAKDIDMTSHGMVTGSKTMFAETSSKQQALMPIEANSSKHISVSAEKHPQATLTESMSVVENVQKCGADVDAKPSHCLENENNVLKAAVDISEQQPHVESLPKAGTMLAVSLTDMDEPNYHANGMQTSSPSLTQHVETGFSLREEEDACETVLTPAIEARVAVKGMEAISKWKETNTDCIEVEAVEHVNNANVQMDKVFICDPFCDDKNLVSDPWGMPLQSTHDDSFLAVGSEPKPTRIEHASSTLDYFDSIFGSDIPTNEFSDHCSEKFTEQNKAVSVTDTETPIGEFPNFQSNLDAFSPENLSCVVENSETSSDLLKSKPEMISLETEAVVCIPSEEMMDTESTDTSLALLSQTVSVVQPEVTQPGEMCDDDVCVMPSHIETAKDPAEVTVLREEIQVIPEINSQRGTSTPVQIVPSENASGADTENRMIIFDPFSYGQHHDDSCSSVLREKDDDDASAHCVKNEMRAEEADWAPNEADRNSGKPDNSEVTFSPSPPPPPPPPRRVTLEIGPGVILPSPNDVPSKQQQEPLLNVNLSTNGRDETDTPQTIPPVSKSKENAHLWKADTSPLAIDTSASAKTLSSTDAFHRQQDELSMASSEKCLGENTDHVEEFKSSYNIKETQESLATTDAEIIERPFSADSAVVPTSLYLSSPAPTKYDQPWESNSYQSEIHVSKHQFSVISPNGAAGASWSKHDILDESALSPEVPAVTTPIINSHSMSNISLAEPDYYYSAMAVCDAQSNWPGAGYLDTIFEEDVHHFRDGNSPWGSEKISSSFSLPTSLPSILTPSTIEPSLGGTGWENASSTATLHSRSPVCARVSPLEVQPGVRNHHHSSMSELASASIRPHPVRPLSSTESQTPNSSTIAVSRDLKSISINDASQKVKVADSGPYTQLTQEELITLVVKQQAELSKKDEKIVELEEYIDNLLVRVIEEKPSILMALAGTKGPF